In one Silene latifolia isolate original U9 population chromosome 10, ASM4854445v1, whole genome shotgun sequence genomic region, the following are encoded:
- the LOC141606885 gene encoding uncharacterized protein LOC141606885, with translation MSIIVATLANNGALETVMNKAVPLAYAALSRRLLTNRGRRPYGSRSISTVSQPRLMPNNSPCIVRHPYSLISTSSSAFRNNVISRQFSTERIDPRFERRTGINMGIQFVEQQEALVIERFGKFTKILEPGLHFLVPIVDKIAYIHSLKEQMIEMQEHPAVTTDNVSIRVNAVLFVKVVDPLKASYGHDNVMYAVTQLAQTVMRSTIGKMPLDKTFMERENLNATIVNAINDVATQSGWGVVCCRHEIKDIIPPPGVKEHMSMQAEAERKKRAVFIDADEKKQAVTVAADANKEALILTSEAEKIDIILKSEAEKTAIINRGEGEKQATSLNSEAALINSINRAKGEAEAKRIMAAAEAEAIRTISEAAKIDSINRAKGEAEAIRIIAESIQKNRGQEAVSLKLAQDYVQAFSKVAQKSTTMLLPAAMGDPSSMISSALALYKNIIVDKQHSNNHNLQETLADSATEIEPEPEALGSPKNIAVDKQHNGNNNNLQETSTVVDSKFGALDLEAQRRSE, from the exons ATGTCGATTATTGTTGCAACACTCGCTAATAATGGCGCTTTGGAGACAGTAATGAATAAGGCCGTCCCTCTTGCATACGCTGCACTTTCTCGTCGTCTCCTCACCAATCGTGGTCGTCGTCCTTATGGATCTCGTTCAATTTCCACTGTTTCTCAGCCTCGTTTGATGCCTAATAATTCTCCTTGTATCGTTAGACACCCGTATTCTTTGATTTCTACGTCCTCATCTGCTTTCCGTAATAATGTTATTTCTCGTCAGTTTTCCACTGAACGTATTGATCCTAG GTTTGAGAGAAGGACGGGTATTAATATGGGAATTCAATTTGTTGAGCAACAAGAGGCGTTAGTAATAGAACGTTTTGGGAAGTTTACTAAAATACTTGAACCTGGTTTGCATTTTTTGGTACCCATTGTGGACAAGATTGCATATATTCACTCACTTAAAGAACAGATGATTGAGATGCAAGAGCACCCAGCCGTTACTACTGACAATGTTAGCATAAGAGTTAATGCCGTTCTATTTGTCAAG GTTGTTGATCCATTGAAAGCATCTTATGGGCATGACAATGTAATGTACGCAGTGACACAATTGGCACAAACTGTGATGCGTAGTACTATCGGTAAAATGCCACTTGATAAGACCTTCATGGAAAGGGAAAACTTGAACGCAACTATTGTG AACGCCATCAATGATGTTGCTACCCAATCGGGATGGGGTGTTGTCTGTTGTCGCCATGAGATAA AGGATATCATTCCACCTCCTGGAGTAAAAGAGCATATGAGTATGCAAGCAGAagcagaaagaaagaaaagagctGTATTTATTGATGCCGACG AAAAGAAACAAGCTGTCACGGTAGCTGCTGATGCTAACAAGGAAGCTTTAATCTTAACATCTGAAGCTGAAAAGATAGATATAATCTTAAAATCTGAAGCTGAAAAGACAGCTATAATCAACCGAGGAGAAG GTGAAAAACAAGCAACAAGCCTCAATTCTGAAGCTGCATTGATAAATTCAATCAACCGAGCAAAAG GTGAAGCAGAAGCAAAACGTATTATGGCCGCTGCTGAAGCAGAGGCAATACGTACTATTTCTGAAGCTGCAAAGATAGATTCAATCAATCGAGCAAAAG GTGAAGCAGAAGCAATACGTATTATTGCCGAATCCATTCAAAAAAATAGGGGCCAAGAG GCAGTAAGTCTTAAGTTGGCACAGGACTATGTACAAGCATTCAGCAAAGTAGCTCAAAAG TCTACGACAATGTTGCTTCCTGCAGCGATGGGCGACCCTTCTAGCATGATATCATCAGCTCTAGCTCTCTACAAGAATATTATTGTGGATAAACAACATAGTAACAACCATAATTTACAAGAGACACTGGCTGATTCAGCAACAGAAATTGAACCCGAACCTGAAGCACTTGGAAGCCCAAAGAATATTGCTGTGGATAAACAACATAATGGTAACAATAATAATTTACAAGAGACCTCCACAGTGGTTGATTCTAAATTTGGAGCACTTGACTTGGAAGCCCAAAGAAGAAGTGAATGA